From Terriglobales bacterium:
GCCAAGGTGGACCACCATCGCCGTCTGCGCGCCGGGATGCCAGAGGTGGTGCTGGCCGAAGGCAAGACGCCGCGTCAGGTTGCGTCCATCTTCGCGCGGCTGGCCAAGGCGGGCGGGAACGTCCTGGCGACGCGGGCCACGCACCAGCACTTCGCTGCGGTGCGCAAGTCGGTGCGTCGGGCGGAATACCGCGAGCTGGCGCGGGCCATCGTCCTCCAGCGCGACCGCAAGAATTATGGAAAGGGAACCATCGCCGTCGTTTCGGCCGGGACCAGCGACATCCCGGTGGCGGAAGAAGCCGTGGTCACCGCCGAGGTCATGGGCAACGACGTCGAGCACCTGTACGACGTCGGCGTCGCCGGAATCCATCGGCTGCTGGCCCACCGCGCTGCGCTGACCGAGGCGCGCGTGGTCATCGTCTGCGCCGGCATGGAGGGCGCACTGCCCAGCGTGGTGGGCGGGCTGCTGCGCGTCCCCGTCATCGCCGTGCCCACGAGCGTCGGTTACGGAGCGTCCTTCAAAGGATTGGCGGCGCTGCTGGGGATGCTGAACTCCTGCGCCTCGAACGTCAGCGTGGTCAACATTGATAACGGCTTCGGCGCGGGCTACGTGGCCTCGATGATCAACCGGCTGTAGGTCAGTTTTCACCACGGAGACACGGAGACACGGAGGAGGAAATGGCCTTCCGTGACCTGCTCAGCCCGTCCTATTTATTTCTTCTGGATTTCCGGCTAGGGGACTGCGCAGGAAAGACCCGTGCGAAGATCTTGTCCACATTTCGCAACTGGCGCTTGAGC
This genomic window contains:
- the larB gene encoding nickel pincer cofactor biosynthesis protein LarB produces the protein MTPESLRKLFEQVRRGKLSADEAVARLRHMPFEDLGFAKVDHHRRLRAGMPEVVLAEGKTPRQVASIFARLAKAGGNVLATRATHQHFAAVRKSVRRAEYRELARAIVLQRDRKNYGKGTIAVVSAGTSDIPVAEEAVVTAEVMGNDVEHLYDVGVAGIHRLLAHRAALTEARVVIVCAGMEGALPSVVGGLLRVPVIAVPTSVGYGASFKGLAALLGMLNSCASNVSVVNIDNGFGAGYVASMINRL